The following are encoded in a window of Chitinivibrio alkaliphilus ACht1 genomic DNA:
- a CDS encoding FliH/SctL family protein, whose amino-acid sequence MSDDRKETSRLIDELLQKKDPALVGMKKILKQKRAQRPETSYAPHVPEVFGEFQRDDDDYRISSDTSTDRDSLFDADEEEIIRQEQQILELQDQIEKLQHSVEQTRKVAYEEGVSAGRASAEEEFSHDLSERVGRINEEHAQHMAHALTEQMEDREKQLRSLQRDILNVATLMAEKIVEDSLVKTPDFVYTSIKKSLKYLSGNSRVEIKVSPQEYERVREKLDEFSQKSEYITSVVVSSSEKISPGGCLVETNTGVIDATIEGRLEKNLRSHRGDLS is encoded by the coding sequence ATGAGTGATGATAGAAAGGAGACCAGTCGCCTCATTGATGAGCTTCTGCAGAAAAAAGACCCTGCCTTAGTGGGGATGAAAAAGATTCTTAAGCAGAAGCGCGCACAGCGACCGGAAACATCCTATGCTCCTCATGTACCGGAAGTTTTTGGAGAATTTCAGAGAGATGATGATGATTACCGTATTTCTTCAGATACAAGCACCGATCGAGACTCTCTTTTTGATGCTGATGAGGAAGAGATTATTCGTCAAGAACAGCAAATTCTTGAACTGCAGGATCAAATTGAAAAATTACAACATTCGGTAGAACAAACGCGCAAAGTGGCATATGAGGAAGGGGTGTCAGCGGGCCGTGCCTCTGCTGAAGAAGAGTTTTCCCATGATTTATCAGAGCGGGTAGGCAGAATAAATGAGGAACACGCTCAGCACATGGCTCATGCTCTGACAGAACAGATGGAAGATCGGGAAAAACAGCTTCGCTCGCTTCAGCGGGATATTTTGAATGTGGCGACCCTCATGGCAGAAAAAATCGTCGAAGATAGTCTTGTAAAGACCCCGGACTTTGTATATACATCAATTAAAAAAAGCCTCAAATATCTGAGTGGCAACAGTCGGGTAGAGATAAAGGTTTCTCCGCAGGAGTATGAACGGGTGCGGGAGAAACTCGATGAATTTTCTCAAAAATCTGAATACATCACCTCAGTGGTGGTTTCTTCGTCGGAGAAAATTTCTCCCGGTGGGTGCCTTGTGGAAACAAATACGGGAGTAATCGATGCAACGATTGAAGGGCGTCTTGAAAAAAATCTCCGGTCTCATAGAGGCGACCTATCTTGA
- a CDS encoding ABC transporter ATP-binding protein, which yields MISIKNIDKSFGKTKQVLKNLSLHVETGEVCGLVGLNGAGKTTLIRLLTGILRPDHGEISLMGYRPGVPEVYRSVSVLLEHDGFNGNLSFAENLLFFARCRRMCRAETDLYAKEFWSDLWSRPEGVKQYSRGERSLCGLARTFLGNPSIIILDEPTVALDQQGQRRFHELVKKHRTQGATMVVSSHNQQDIRPHCSAIAHLTDGQVTKKRVETADTLYLSCSDPRGAQDILHRAGVSSFRRETGVVFSHEPPKKVADLVVALVEAGVAIYELRREDSFAELSHDL from the coding sequence ATGATCAGTATAAAAAATATAGATAAGAGTTTTGGAAAAACAAAGCAGGTTTTAAAAAACCTTTCTCTCCATGTTGAAACCGGTGAGGTTTGTGGCCTTGTGGGGCTCAATGGAGCGGGAAAAACCACCCTCATTCGTCTCTTGACTGGAATCTTACGTCCCGACCACGGTGAGATTTCTCTTATGGGGTATCGCCCCGGTGTCCCAGAGGTGTATCGTTCTGTTTCGGTACTTCTTGAACATGATGGGTTTAATGGGAACCTTTCCTTTGCAGAAAACCTCCTTTTTTTTGCACGCTGTCGTCGTATGTGCCGCGCAGAGACAGACCTCTATGCCAAAGAATTTTGGAGTGATCTCTGGTCTCGTCCGGAAGGGGTGAAGCAGTATTCCCGCGGAGAACGTTCTTTATGTGGTTTGGCTCGTACCTTTCTCGGAAATCCTTCCATTATTATTCTTGATGAGCCCACAGTGGCTCTCGACCAGCAGGGACAAAGGCGGTTTCATGAATTGGTAAAAAAACATCGTACCCAGGGTGCAACCATGGTTGTTAGTTCACATAATCAACAAGATATTCGTCCTCACTGTTCCGCCATAGCGCACCTTACGGATGGACAGGTCACGAAGAAACGGGTAGAGACTGCAGATACTCTTTATCTCTCTTGTTCAGATCCACGGGGAGCTCAAGATATTTTGCATCGTGCCGGTGTTTCTTCCTTTCGACGTGAAACAGGTGTCGTATTTTCTCATGAACCCCCCAAGAAAGTGGCAGATCTTGTGGTTGCTCTCGTAGAGGCGGGAGTTGCCATCTATGAGCTGCGTCGTGAAGATTCTTTTGCGGAGTTATCCCATGACCTATGA
- the fliG gene encoding flagellar motor switch protein FliG, with protein sequence MVHNIADGEGNERYSKLLATVTGAQKAAIVMVALGSESSTMVLKHLKEDEVERLTTEIARLESVSPEIREAVLDEFSTLSVAYQYISQGGTDYARKILEEALGPRRAKEIMQRVYEQIRTTGFNLLEEVDPSQLVNFMRNEHPQTISLLLAHMGSEQAGKILSELPQEVQVDVASRIATMESVSPSTLNLVEEVLLEQVKTLFGGDVSEIGGFKSVAEILNNVDRAAEKNILENLERESPDLATEIKNLMFVFEDILLLDDSSMRRLMKEIDSKNLATALKGGSEEIQEKFFNNMSSRAGDMLREEIEFMGPVRLKDVEEAQQQIVDKVRQLEEEGEIFISGRGGEDEIIV encoded by the coding sequence ATGGTGCATAATATTGCCGATGGTGAAGGAAATGAACGCTACAGTAAGCTTCTTGCAACTGTTACGGGGGCACAAAAAGCTGCCATCGTGATGGTTGCCCTGGGAAGCGAAAGTTCCACCATGGTGCTTAAGCATCTAAAAGAAGATGAGGTAGAGCGTCTCACCACGGAAATAGCTCGTCTTGAAAGCGTGTCCCCTGAAATACGTGAAGCGGTACTGGATGAATTTAGCACCCTCTCCGTGGCGTACCAGTATATCTCGCAGGGGGGGACAGATTATGCACGAAAAATTCTTGAAGAAGCCTTAGGGCCTCGTCGTGCAAAAGAAATCATGCAGCGGGTGTACGAGCAGATTCGTACCACTGGATTTAATCTCCTTGAAGAGGTTGATCCATCGCAGTTGGTAAATTTCATGCGCAATGAACATCCTCAGACAATTTCTCTGTTACTTGCCCATATGGGGTCTGAACAGGCCGGTAAGATTCTTTCCGAGCTTCCTCAGGAGGTACAAGTTGATGTGGCTTCTCGTATTGCCACCATGGAAAGCGTGTCTCCCAGTACTCTTAATCTTGTAGAAGAAGTGCTGTTAGAACAAGTTAAGACCCTCTTTGGGGGTGATGTCTCAGAGATTGGCGGCTTTAAATCTGTAGCAGAAATCCTTAACAATGTTGACCGTGCAGCGGAGAAAAATATTCTTGAAAATCTCGAACGCGAGAGCCCCGATTTGGCAACAGAAATCAAAAATCTCATGTTTGTTTTTGAGGACATTCTTCTTCTGGATGATTCTTCCATGCGTAGATTAATGAAAGAAATTGATTCTAAAAATCTTGCCACGGCCTTAAAGGGTGGTTCTGAGGAGATCCAGGAGAAGTTCTTTAATAATATGTCGAGTCGTGCTGGAGATATGCTTCGTGAAGAAATTGAATTTATGGGGCCTGTACGTCTCAAAGATGTAGAAGAAGCACAGCAACAGATTGTTGATAAGGTTCGCCAGCTTGAAGAAGAGGGAGAAATATTTATTAGCGGTCGTGGTGGTGAAGATGAGATTATTGTCTAA
- a CDS encoding nitroreductase family protein has product MIELLRRRRTIRTYANTPIPEETIVTLKEAALRSPTSRNRMAWKFWFVQDSELLHQLSHSKNSGSAPVGKAPLAIVIGADESQTDVWIEDCSIAAILLQLTAQSCNLGSCWIQIRNRQCAEGDSESYVKKVLGITAPTLRIEALISLGYPAEERPPVSFEDLPTRALFDK; this is encoded by the coding sequence ATGATAGAGCTCTTACGAAGACGACGTACCATACGAACCTATGCAAACACTCCCATTCCGGAAGAGACCATTGTAACGCTCAAAGAAGCAGCGCTCCGATCGCCCACGTCGCGAAACCGCATGGCATGGAAATTTTGGTTTGTCCAAGATTCAGAGCTACTTCACCAACTCAGTCATTCAAAAAACTCCGGCTCTGCCCCCGTGGGAAAAGCTCCTCTCGCCATTGTGATTGGTGCTGATGAATCCCAAACAGATGTATGGATTGAAGATTGTTCCATTGCGGCAATTCTTCTGCAACTCACTGCACAAAGCTGCAATCTCGGTAGTTGCTGGATACAGATTCGCAATCGTCAATGTGCCGAAGGCGACTCAGAAAGCTATGTAAAAAAAGTGCTGGGAATTACCGCCCCCACCCTGCGTATTGAAGCCCTTATTTCTCTCGGCTATCCAGCAGAAGAACGTCCCCCGGTTTCCTTTGAAGACCTTCCAACGCGAGCACTCTTTGATAAATAG
- a CDS encoding FliI/YscN family ATPase: protein MKTLFSEIERTIRGCDPVVIRGRITEVIGLLIRSCGPGASIGEVCHILDRSGQVVGRAEVVGFRRNDTLLMPLGTIHGLMPGFTVVSTGKPLVAPVGDSLLGRVVNGLGEPIDSKGPLLCREERSITARIPPPLQRKRVRSIFETGVRVIDGALTMGEGQRMGIFAGSGVGKSVLLGMFARNCQAHINVIILVGERGREVREFIERDLGEEGLRRSVVVVATSDQPALIRVKATMIGAAMAEYFRDQGKQVMLMCDSVTRLAMAQREIGLTIGEPPASKGYTPSVFAMLPQFLERAGNARDGSITALYTVLVEGGDMDEPVADAVRGILDGHILLSRELAGKNHYPAVDVLHSISRCQKEIIDAEHDSVLGQVRDLLAVYAKNEDLITIGAYEKGSDPKVDRAIAMIDRITAFLRQGISEKSSFDATRSDLLALLE from the coding sequence GTGAAAACTCTTTTTTCGGAGATTGAACGAACCATACGCGGGTGTGACCCCGTGGTAATTCGTGGGCGTATTACAGAAGTAATAGGGTTGCTTATTCGTTCTTGTGGACCCGGAGCATCCATTGGAGAAGTGTGTCACATTCTTGATCGGTCTGGACAGGTTGTCGGTCGGGCTGAAGTGGTGGGATTTCGACGCAACGACACTCTCTTAATGCCCCTTGGAACCATTCATGGACTGATGCCGGGGTTTACGGTTGTTTCAACGGGAAAACCCTTGGTTGCCCCCGTAGGAGATTCATTACTGGGACGGGTGGTAAATGGTCTTGGTGAACCCATCGATTCTAAGGGACCTTTGTTATGCAGGGAAGAACGCTCTATTACTGCTCGGATTCCCCCGCCCTTACAGCGAAAACGGGTCCGTTCCATTTTTGAAACCGGGGTGAGAGTGATTGATGGGGCCTTAACCATGGGAGAAGGGCAGCGTATGGGGATATTTGCCGGCAGTGGGGTCGGTAAAAGTGTACTGCTTGGTATGTTTGCGCGAAATTGTCAGGCCCATATTAATGTGATTATCCTGGTGGGAGAGCGGGGGCGGGAAGTCCGCGAATTTATTGAACGCGACTTAGGCGAAGAGGGCTTGCGTCGTTCCGTGGTTGTTGTGGCAACCTCCGATCAGCCGGCTCTCATACGGGTAAAGGCCACGATGATTGGGGCCGCCATGGCTGAGTATTTTCGAGATCAGGGAAAACAGGTAATGCTGATGTGTGATTCGGTTACCCGTTTGGCCATGGCACAACGCGAGATTGGCCTTACCATTGGAGAGCCACCGGCTTCAAAGGGGTATACTCCCTCGGTATTTGCCATGCTTCCTCAGTTCCTTGAGCGTGCCGGTAATGCCCGTGATGGTTCAATTACAGCGCTATATACAGTGTTGGTTGAGGGGGGCGATATGGATGAACCTGTGGCAGATGCTGTGCGGGGTATCTTAGATGGACATATCCTTCTTTCACGAGAGCTTGCGGGAAAAAATCATTATCCTGCCGTGGATGTACTGCACAGTATTTCTCGGTGTCAAAAAGAGATTATTGATGCGGAGCATGATTCTGTTCTAGGGCAGGTTCGCGATCTTCTTGCGGTGTATGCAAAGAATGAAGACCTTATTACCATTGGGGCATATGAAAAGGGGAGTGATCCGAAGGTTGATCGTGCTATTGCCATGATTGATCGTATTACCGCCTTCCTTCGTCAGGGTATCTCTGAAAAAAGCAGTTTTGATGCTACTCGTTCCGATCTTCTTGCTCTTCTGGAGTAG
- a CDS encoding flagellar export protein FliJ, with amino-acid sequence MERFSFDLQTVLNLRLQEEEKAMNEVAAKEAEYQRALQGRSHLEKSLITFLQEQRHARASQSALSFRHSVSWRRDIQSSLREKDRELADIHRDICRAQERLNEITQKRKILEKLREKKEYQWKRKYARKEQEFLDELAQNQFRQHRDEASL; translated from the coding sequence GTGGAGCGTTTTTCCTTTGACCTACAGACCGTGTTGAATCTTCGTCTTCAAGAAGAAGAGAAGGCCATGAATGAAGTTGCTGCCAAGGAAGCAGAGTATCAGCGGGCACTGCAGGGACGGTCACACCTTGAGAAATCTCTCATTACCTTTTTGCAAGAGCAGCGTCACGCACGGGCCTCTCAAAGTGCTCTCTCGTTTCGTCACTCCGTGAGTTGGCGGCGGGATATACAAAGCTCCTTACGAGAAAAAGATCGTGAGCTTGCTGACATTCATCGGGATATTTGCCGAGCACAGGAACGACTCAATGAAATTACGCAAAAACGGAAGATCCTTGAAAAATTACGCGAGAAAAAGGAGTATCAATGGAAACGAAAATATGCTCGAAAAGAGCAGGAATTTCTTGATGAACTTGCGCAAAATCAATTTCGTCAACACCGTGATGAGGCATCTCTATAA
- a CDS encoding ComF family protein, with protein MRLEERCFCDHCSKQVHTTSLYGERLETRGPIVRSYHFFPFTDEIRSLIHQLKYKGDRKCIERFLSEVETRIDWSFFAEADFLVPLPLHPYRQIKRGYNQAELVSRALSEITGVRTRTCMIRSRYTRTQTRKTKGERYRTMRNVFAPHPRLFCPEARLILIDDVLTTGATLESCAEAAASQGAQDIRACTVARVE; from the coding sequence ATGCGATTGGAAGAACGCTGTTTTTGTGATCACTGTAGTAAACAGGTTCACACCACTTCCCTATATGGGGAGCGCCTTGAAACAAGGGGGCCCATTGTACGTTCCTATCATTTTTTCCCCTTCACTGACGAGATTCGCTCCCTCATTCACCAGCTAAAATATAAGGGAGATCGTAAATGTATTGAGCGGTTTCTGAGTGAGGTTGAAACGCGTATTGACTGGTCTTTTTTTGCAGAGGCCGACTTCCTTGTTCCACTGCCCCTTCATCCCTATCGACAGATAAAGCGCGGGTATAATCAAGCAGAACTGGTGAGTCGCGCTCTTTCAGAAATTACGGGCGTTCGCACTCGTACATGTATGATTCGCTCGCGATATACCCGTACCCAAACACGGAAAACCAAGGGTGAGCGGTATCGCACCATGAGAAACGTCTTCGCGCCACACCCCCGTTTGTTTTGTCCGGAAGCTCGTCTCATTCTTATCGATGATGTACTCACCACGGGAGCAACCCTGGAAAGTTGTGCAGAAGCAGCCGCAAGTCAGGGGGCACAGGACATTCGGGCATGTACCGTGGCACGGGTCGAATGA
- a CDS encoding BamA/TamA family outer membrane protein: MASCRTHPSFFTTTPLIGQEVTLHFADTSQLSRTMAELTHDVPGETAHTYIQRMNHYRKYHYEQKGDTIYFHGIPEPTIVPFGFGGGAVSKKHGESIQARPLIQGGVQYYSHEHLRRYSLHLRGFCMKRILLELRQILSLKSHLHMSLESGSFFSPFEEWDATYYSRSALRFVRYHTPWFGLGGGIQHGYYRYENHTPPDTVRFHEAHLLLLYRLSLGHGRHTMHVDGELADNTLTAPQIHDFTAENTQWKNHITAIYHLSPPSMMLSGRIVSDITLRGSRTPYEYLYLGSEESLRGYAQGALGQNVGAENRLFGSGEFTFPLIPVQTISVGALEKRFSRVLPLSVSLDGALFMDAGRLWNTNGTTVEWGIGAGGGLRIRNHTVNVTGHIDVAAPVSYTASTQMSGPVLHIYVGTLF, from the coding sequence ATGGCTTCGTGTCGTACCCATCCTTCTTTTTTTACTACCACTCCCCTCATTGGCCAGGAAGTCACACTTCATTTTGCAGACACTTCTCAGCTCTCACGTACCATGGCTGAACTCACCCATGACGTGCCCGGAGAAACTGCACATACGTATATACAACGTATGAATCACTATCGTAAATATCACTACGAACAAAAGGGAGACACGATATACTTCCACGGTATTCCAGAGCCAACAATCGTTCCCTTTGGCTTTGGAGGAGGGGCTGTCTCAAAAAAACATGGAGAATCTATCCAGGCACGTCCTCTTATACAAGGTGGTGTACAGTACTATTCCCATGAACATCTCCGGCGGTACAGCCTCCATTTACGGGGATTCTGTATGAAACGTATTCTCTTGGAACTTCGACAGATACTCTCGCTCAAATCACACCTTCACATGTCCCTTGAATCAGGGAGTTTTTTTTCGCCCTTTGAAGAGTGGGATGCAACGTATTATTCTCGCTCTGCCCTACGCTTTGTTCGGTATCATACCCCATGGTTTGGCCTTGGCGGCGGAATACAACATGGATACTATCGCTATGAAAACCACACACCACCAGATACTGTTCGGTTTCACGAAGCCCATTTGCTCCTCCTGTATCGCCTCTCCCTCGGTCATGGTCGCCATACCATGCATGTAGATGGGGAACTTGCTGATAATACATTGACAGCACCGCAGATACATGATTTTACCGCAGAGAATACGCAGTGGAAAAATCATATTACCGCAATCTATCATCTCTCCCCGCCCTCCATGATGCTCTCCGGCCGCATTGTATCAGACATAACCCTTCGCGGCTCTCGAACTCCCTACGAATATCTCTACCTTGGCTCCGAAGAGAGTCTTCGTGGCTATGCGCAAGGAGCATTGGGACAGAATGTAGGGGCGGAAAATAGACTCTTTGGCTCAGGAGAATTCACCTTTCCACTCATTCCCGTACAAACAATCTCTGTTGGAGCATTGGAAAAACGATTTTCCCGTGTTCTGCCCCTTTCTGTGTCTCTTGATGGCGCTCTCTTTATGGATGCCGGTCGTCTGTGGAATACAAATGGAACTACGGTTGAATGGGGAATCGGTGCGGGAGGAGGTCTGCGTATTCGTAATCACACCGTAAATGTCACCGGCCATATTGATGTTGCCGCCCCTGTATCCTATACAGCATCTACGCAAATGAGCGGTCCTGTCTTGCATATTTACGTGGGAACCCTCTTTTAA
- a CDS encoding ATP-dependent helicase: MDLSGLDTHQKKAVLHTEGPLLVLAGAGSGKTRVLTYRICRIVEKKLAKPEEILALTFTNKAAKEMRTRIGRIVGSTAAHRMTIATFHSLGVRILREYGQYIGLKGDFKILSDHERIAQLKKAMRHSGKTIARGKPQDYGVAISLAKNDHLHAHTFDALTPEERKTAKVYTNYTKLLQKQQTVDFDDLLLLPLRLFHEHPHVRDAFRQRYRYISIDEFQDTNTVQMKLARIMAEPHGNIMAVGDDDQGIYSWRGAKITNILRFPYLFAGCNTIYLTTNYRSSEEIVQGAQGVVQKNRERKAKTIISHRGSHDPIVTYRGDDEDDEVQWVVDQVYEFHRTGQYCYDQQALLFRTNAHMRRFEEELRLRRIPYHIHGGTSFFDRKEVKDILAYLHFFNNQEDELSLQRVLKVPDRGISAASLKAAEELCIERSCSLWETFLRPRDIHGLQGMQCEKIGEFASFAQPYITAFQKGENLAGLLDKLLNHIQYRETVRKIYGKEKSLEPRLANIDELCHAMDQYVYTAKKKGSSPTLGEFLQHFTIIKGQETDQGSGLTLLTLHKSKGLEFPVVFMVLLDDAVIPSPKALEGGGLEEERRLFYVGMTRAMEKLFLTYPKSKVFRNKSLEVRESRFIHEIPLEYLDAPPGEKEEEEFQEFSQNFFKEMQEKFSTP, encoded by the coding sequence ATGGATCTAAGCGGACTTGATACACATCAAAAAAAAGCGGTACTTCATACCGAAGGTCCTCTGCTTGTTCTTGCCGGAGCTGGATCAGGAAAAACAAGGGTTCTCACCTATCGTATTTGCAGAATAGTAGAAAAGAAACTGGCAAAACCAGAGGAGATTCTTGCTCTTACCTTCACAAATAAAGCGGCAAAAGAAATGCGTACCCGCATTGGCCGTATTGTGGGAAGTACGGCAGCTCACCGCATGACCATTGCGACGTTTCACTCCCTCGGCGTGCGTATTCTTCGTGAGTACGGTCAATATATCGGGTTGAAAGGAGATTTTAAAATACTCTCTGACCATGAGCGAATTGCCCAGCTCAAGAAAGCAATGCGCCATAGTGGAAAAACAATTGCCCGAGGAAAACCACAAGACTACGGTGTTGCCATATCTTTAGCCAAAAATGACCATCTTCACGCCCACACCTTCGACGCACTTACACCGGAAGAACGAAAAACTGCAAAGGTATATACGAATTATACAAAACTACTGCAAAAACAGCAAACCGTCGATTTTGACGACCTTCTACTTCTTCCGCTTCGTCTATTTCATGAGCATCCCCATGTACGCGACGCCTTTCGACAACGCTATCGGTATATCTCCATAGATGAATTTCAGGATACCAACACCGTTCAAATGAAATTGGCACGAATTATGGCAGAACCCCACGGGAATATTATGGCAGTGGGAGATGACGATCAGGGAATCTACTCATGGCGAGGAGCAAAAATTACCAATATTCTTCGTTTTCCCTATCTCTTTGCCGGCTGCAACACCATCTATCTTACAACAAATTATCGTTCCAGCGAAGAAATTGTCCAAGGAGCACAAGGGGTTGTTCAGAAAAATCGCGAACGCAAGGCAAAAACAATTATTTCCCATCGCGGAAGCCACGACCCCATTGTAACCTACCGCGGTGATGATGAAGATGATGAGGTACAATGGGTGGTTGATCAAGTATATGAATTTCACCGTACCGGGCAGTATTGCTACGATCAACAGGCCCTCCTCTTTCGCACCAACGCACATATGCGACGCTTTGAAGAAGAGTTGCGTCTTCGGCGGATCCCCTATCATATCCATGGCGGTACCAGTTTTTTTGATCGTAAGGAAGTGAAAGATATCCTGGCATATTTACATTTTTTTAATAATCAGGAAGATGAGCTGAGCCTTCAGCGCGTTCTAAAGGTACCTGATCGCGGAATTAGCGCAGCCTCACTAAAAGCAGCAGAAGAGCTCTGCATAGAACGGTCATGCTCTCTCTGGGAGACCTTCCTTCGACCGCGTGATATCCACGGGCTGCAAGGCATGCAGTGTGAGAAAATAGGGGAATTCGCCTCCTTTGCCCAACCATACATCACGGCATTTCAAAAAGGAGAAAATCTTGCGGGGCTTTTGGACAAACTTCTCAATCATATTCAATACCGAGAGACCGTTCGTAAAATCTATGGAAAAGAAAAATCTCTTGAACCCCGCCTTGCCAATATCGACGAGCTATGCCACGCCATGGACCAGTATGTCTATACAGCAAAAAAGAAAGGTAGCTCTCCGACCCTCGGAGAGTTCCTCCAACATTTTACTATCATTAAAGGACAAGAAACAGACCAGGGCAGCGGGCTTACCCTGCTTACGCTCCATAAGTCAAAGGGCCTTGAATTCCCCGTGGTGTTCATGGTGCTCCTTGATGATGCTGTTATTCCCAGCCCCAAAGCCCTTGAAGGCGGGGGACTTGAAGAGGAACGACGCTTATTTTATGTCGGCATGACCAGGGCCATGGAAAAACTATTTCTCACCTATCCAAAGAGTAAAGTCTTCCGAAATAAATCTCTTGAAGTGCGAGAATCTCGCTTTATTCATGAAATACCCCTTGAATATCTTGATGCGCCACCGGGAGAAAAGGAAGAAGAGGAGTTCCAAGAATTTTCTCAGAACTTTTTTAAAGAAATGCAGGAAAAATTCAGTACCCCCTAA
- the fliF gene encoding flagellar basal-body MS-ring/collar protein FliF, with translation MGDFFKELISQIALIWAKLSLQQRVILSSLVVFMFLGLFTLILWGSMGATAPGRDYRVLHRNVASEDMADIVDELTAGQYDYELRNDGRDIYVQNQDFYAARMLLAREGVPAGRNFGYELFDQNSFGITDFEQNIQARRALEGELTRTIEALDIVNRARVHLVFMESSLFQRDQKQAKASITLDLRGGGEPSREQIRGITFLVASSVQGLERENVSILDSHGRLLTSPYEEDSALGMSSQNMEIQQQVENRLTQRLETLLSRVVGRNNATVTVSADLNFDRIEENSERYDPDSRVLRSQEINERAVTNAPDGDQSSESIVSNYEINRTLEKVIREVGNVNRLSVAVVVNGRYEENEEGERVFVPRSDEELASLEESIRSAVGFNMDRGDQISLTSMRFDTSFEEQFYHEKTTIGGFEVQEMVQYLILAALLFAALFVIVNIAKAMSDAMNPPLPEVELPKDIQSEEEVVDIPENIARSNELLEKAEVMAENDPGNVAKIIQDWLNEPAVSKEK, from the coding sequence ATGGGTGATTTTTTTAAAGAACTAATTTCGCAGATAGCCCTGATTTGGGCAAAGCTTTCTCTTCAACAGAGGGTAATACTCTCCTCTCTTGTGGTATTTATGTTTTTGGGGTTGTTTACCCTAATACTGTGGGGAAGTATGGGGGCAACAGCTCCAGGGCGTGATTATCGTGTACTACATCGCAATGTAGCTTCGGAAGATATGGCTGATATTGTCGATGAGCTCACGGCGGGGCAATACGACTATGAGCTTCGCAATGACGGACGGGATATCTATGTACAAAACCAGGATTTTTACGCTGCTCGGATGCTTCTTGCACGGGAAGGAGTTCCCGCAGGACGTAATTTTGGGTATGAGCTGTTTGATCAGAACAGTTTTGGTATCACCGATTTTGAGCAAAATATTCAGGCGCGCCGTGCCTTAGAGGGTGAGTTAACCCGAACCATTGAAGCCTTAGATATTGTTAATCGGGCACGGGTACATCTTGTATTTATGGAATCTTCCCTCTTTCAACGTGATCAGAAGCAGGCAAAGGCATCTATTACGCTGGATCTTCGCGGAGGGGGAGAGCCCAGCCGTGAACAAATTCGTGGTATTACCTTTCTTGTTGCGTCCAGTGTGCAAGGGTTGGAACGGGAAAATGTATCTATTCTCGATTCTCATGGACGCCTGTTAACTTCACCCTATGAAGAAGACTCCGCCCTTGGAATGAGTTCGCAAAACATGGAAATTCAGCAGCAGGTAGAAAACCGCCTCACTCAACGATTAGAAACGCTTCTTTCACGGGTTGTTGGTCGTAATAACGCCACTGTTACGGTGAGTGCTGATCTTAATTTCGATCGTATTGAAGAAAATTCTGAACGATATGATCCAGACAGCCGTGTACTTCGATCTCAGGAGATAAACGAGCGTGCGGTTACGAATGCTCCCGATGGGGATCAGTCCAGTGAGAGTATTGTGAGTAATTATGAAATAAATCGCACCTTAGAGAAAGTAATTCGTGAGGTTGGTAATGTGAATCGTCTCTCCGTTGCTGTGGTGGTAAATGGCAGATATGAGGAGAACGAAGAGGGAGAACGTGTGTTTGTTCCCCGGTCTGATGAAGAGTTGGCAAGTCTTGAAGAGTCAATTCGCAGTGCCGTTGGATTTAATATGGATCGGGGAGATCAGATTTCTCTTACGTCCATGCGCTTTGATACCTCCTTTGAAGAGCAATTTTACCATGAAAAGACGACCATTGGCGGGTTTGAAGTACAGGAAATGGTGCAGTACCTTATTTTAGCAGCCCTCCTTTTTGCAGCCCTCTTTGTTATTGTAAATATTGCCAAAGCAATGTCAGATGCAATGAATCCACCCTTGCCTGAGGTAGAATTACCCAAGGATATTCAAAGCGAAGAGGAGGTTGTTGATATTCCTGAAAATATAGCCCGTTCGAATGAACTCCTTGAAAAAGCAGAGGTTATGGCGGAGAATGATCCGGGCAATGTTGCAAAGATTATTCAGGATTGGTTGAATGAACCAGCTGTGAGTAAAGAGAAATAA